One Microtus pennsylvanicus isolate mMicPen1 chromosome 10, mMicPen1.hap1, whole genome shotgun sequence genomic window, atttttctttttgtaagaaaTTAGCAATGTAACCAAAGAGAGACTTACACACAGGACACAAGACCTGGACTCTGGGGTCTGCTCTTGGTGGTATTGGGAAAAGCAGAGTCAATAGAGGAATGGAGGTGGGTAGGACTGGAGCGGGACTGCCAGGGATGGAGGGGTTGAGAGAGGGCACCCAGAAGgtgggaggctgggggaggggcactattccagaggaaagggggtggggaTAGACGGAGCTGAGGAAGGGGTGCTGGTATGCTGGGTGAAGGGatccccacacacacctgcattggagaaggagcaagaaaaggaaagaaggtaccagggagaaaggagggtccCAGCTAGAGTTAGCTGCAGGGAGCCCCCCTCACCATACCCCAAAGTGCATAACTCAGTAATAAAtagtaatatttataaataaataaataaatgcataaataaataaatacataaatataaataaatatccatgtaCAGCTAGGAGTTTGCTGTGAGGGTGGGTGGAGCATGGAGAAGCAGTGAGTTCATCTCTTCTACAGGGAGTCTAAAACCCATGGACTCACGTTGAACAGACTACAAAGGGCAGACGGGGCTCAGCAGCATGGGCGGGGCACCTTCCTTTCCATGGCAGCTTCAGAAAGGAGGCGGGGGACATAATAAGAAGGCCCTAGAGCATGCACAGGAGGCAGTCGCAGGCATCCCCTTGCATCTGAGGGGGGAGCTGATAGGGTTTGCAGGTTTTCAAGGTCTGTTGGGACAGAAGCGGCTGCTGCTGAGCTGCCCCACCCAAGGCCTGGGCCTTCTGCAAGGCGCCCTGGGCTATTCGGAGGCGACATTTTCATCCCAGGACTGAGGTTTTCCTTTTGCTAGCTGCcacaggggaaaggagaaaactggaatggcagaagtgggaagagacaggGGAGCTGGTCAGACAGCTCCTAGAGGAGGCAAGGCACTCACTACCAAGTAAGATCTGAGGTCTATATAATTCTAAGCCTCAGGAGTCAGATAGGAAAGGAAGGGCAGACTTTTTCTATAACCCCTGGCTACCCAGGAATCACCTCACTCATTTTTCTGTCCCTCGAGCCCATTCCTCTCCCAGGCATGGCTGGAGAAGTCTGGGACTTAGGAACCCTCTCCTCACTCCCCCACTGGTCATTTCCCCTTTGGATTCGGATGCTGAATCCCACCATTGCCAGAAGAGAATTTGGGTCTAGGGTCTCTGAAAACTTGGACATAGGGCAGAAGAGGCAGCAGCTGAGCAGAGGCTAGGGTTAGTAAATCCAGCAAGGGCTCCATTCTGACCACTCAGGCAAGCAGCTCTGATCAGCTAGGCCTTAAGAACTCTCTGAAAGAACCCGTGAGAGCATCCCTCACAAGCCTAGGTCAATGAAAAGAAACCGGCCTTCAGGACCAGCGGTGTGAGCCCGGTCCTCTGGGATGGGAAGAAGACAGCCATAAGTAATGCATGGTGGCAGGGATCTCAGAAGAGGCcccaggaggaggggagaatcCAGGGTGGGAGGCGGGCTGAGTTCAGACATCCAGCACGTGATTCAGGTAGGAGATGTAGCAGATGGCCAGACGCAGGATCTCAATCTTGGAAAGCTTCTTGTCTGGGGGCAGAGTGGGCAGCAGTTTGCGCAGCTCGGCGAAGGCCAGGTTGAAAGCTTCCACGCGGATGCGTTCTCGCGTGGCATGTGCTGTGCGGTACTTAGCCGTGGCTCGGCGCCGGCGTCGGCGCTCCTCCCGGCTCAGGTGCTGCAGGTCTTTGCGGCCAGCCTCTCCGAGCTCTGTGCTCCGGACCTGGCCCACTCCGGGATCCCCCGACCCGGCACCATCCGGGCCCGGCCCGCCCCCACAGTCGCTAAAGCCCGACTCGGTCTCCGAGTGGGTGG contains:
- the Nhlh1 gene encoding helix-loop-helix protein 1, whose product is MMLNSDTMELDLPPTHSETESGFSDCGGGPGPDGAGSGDPGVGQVRSTELGEAGRKDLQHLSREERRRRRRATAKYRTAHATRERIRVEAFNLAFAELRKLLPTLPPDKKLSKIEILRLAICYISYLNHVLDV